A portion of the Hoylesella buccalis ATCC 35310 genome contains these proteins:
- a CDS encoding transposase produces the protein MTKSSKRREFSDAFKLQVLSEYFSGGGSKLSVARKYGLSHGLLLAWMKKWPVDSKCLSLPEEIINTYKMAHPNVEFTAQDALEKRIADLEKALEYERLRNYAYKKLIDIAEAEEGISILKKGGVKQ, from the coding sequence ATGACGAAATCAAGCAAAAGAAGAGAATTTAGTGACGCGTTCAAGCTGCAAGTGTTAAGTGAATATTTTTCTGGCGGCGGTTCTAAATTATCGGTGGCTCGCAAGTATGGGCTCTCGCACGGCCTTCTGCTGGCGTGGATGAAGAAGTGGCCTGTTGATTCAAAATGCTTATCTTTGCCGGAAGAAATAATCAACACTTACAAAATGGCACATCCCAACGTAGAATTCACAGCTCAAGACGCTTTAGAAAAGCGGATAGCTGATTTAGAGAAAGCTCTTGAATATGAGCGTCTTCGCAATTACGCTTACAAGAAATTGATAGACATCGCCGAAGCCGAGGAGGGCATTTCCATATTAAAAAAAGGTGGTGTCAAACAGTGA
- a CDS encoding ABC transporter permease — protein sequence MTLVWKLLRQHVSIPQFVGFFFANLFGMIVILLGYQFYRDVMPVFNSDDSFMKADYLTISKKTGTTSTISGEDNTFNGTEIEELKQQPFVKKLGAFTSAEYKVNVTLYVKETKLLDSEFFFESIPDSFVDVPLAQWHYDEGSKTVPIILPRSYITMYNFGYARNHSLPSISEGVVGMLNVRLAIHGNGQDEVFEGKVIGFSGKLNSILVPMSFMSWSNHHFAPNVTSNPNRLIADVSNTRDGAIAKYLESHAYEVEDSNLANEKAISFLSLVVSIVMVVGLFISLLSFYILLLSIYLLVQKNAYKLENLLLIGYRPLQVSKPYIFLTLMLNVAVLLIAVLAVYCVRDYYIEILYAMLPSIDKTSMLPTCLLGFVILAIVSFINSLIIRRRISALYKK from the coding sequence ATGACGCTTGTTTGGAAACTTCTTAGGCAACATGTGAGCATTCCTCAGTTTGTAGGTTTTTTCTTTGCAAACCTGTTTGGAATGATCGTCATTCTTTTGGGATATCAGTTTTATCGTGATGTCATGCCTGTGTTCAACAGCGATGACAGCTTCATGAAGGCCGATTACCTCACCATCAGTAAGAAAACGGGTACGACATCCACCATCAGTGGGGAAGATAATACGTTCAATGGGACAGAGATTGAAGAGTTGAAGCAGCAACCTTTCGTCAAAAAGTTGGGCGCATTTACCTCGGCAGAATATAAGGTGAACGTAACGTTGTACGTCAAGGAAACCAAATTGCTTGATTCCGAATTCTTTTTTGAGAGCATTCCAGATTCGTTTGTCGATGTTCCGCTTGCCCAATGGCATTATGACGAAGGCAGCAAGACGGTGCCCATCATCCTGCCCAGGTCATACATCACCATGTATAATTTCGGTTATGCGCGCAATCACTCATTGCCGAGCATCTCTGAAGGTGTGGTGGGAATGCTCAATGTGCGGCTGGCCATTCATGGCAATGGTCAAGATGAAGTGTTTGAAGGAAAAGTCATTGGATTCTCTGGTAAATTGAACTCCATCCTCGTTCCCATGTCATTCATGTCGTGGAGCAACCATCACTTTGCACCAAACGTGACGAGCAACCCCAACAGATTAATCGCTGACGTGTCAAACACGCGTGACGGTGCCATTGCAAAATACTTGGAAAGTCATGCGTATGAGGTGGAAGACAGCAATCTTGCCAACGAGAAAGCCATCTCGTTCTTATCGTTAGTCGTGTCTATCGTAATGGTTGTGGGTTTGTTCATATCCCTCTTGAGCTTTTATATCTTGCTCTTAAGCATTTATCTTCTCGTACAAAAGAATGCATATAAACTTGAAAATCTCTTACTGATAGGCTATCGTCCGCTGCAAGTGTCAAAGCCATACATCTTCCTCACACTCATGCTGAACGTCGCAGTTTTGCTGATAGCCGTTCTGGCCGTGTATTGTGTACGGGATTATTACATTGAAATACTGTATGCCATGCTTCCAAGCATTGACAAAACCAGTATGCTTCCTACTTGTTTATTGGGATTTGTTATCCTGGCGATTGTGTCTTTCATCAACAGTTTGATTATCCGTCGCAGAATCTCTGCTTTATACAAAAAATAA
- a CDS encoding ATP-binding cassette domain-containing protein: MDSITLNKVLPHVFSHVQGLVSDVWNEEITFHKGHYYLLEANSGKGKSTFCSYLIGYRRDFDGKILFDEQNINALTIKDWAEIRTRHVSYLFQELRLFPELTALENVMMKNNMTHFKTKAQILDWFDELDIADKVNVRIGQMSFGQQQRVALIRSLVQPFDFLLADEPISHLDDDNSNAMAQVLLCEATRQGAGVIVTSIGKHLGLKYDKVVRL, translated from the coding sequence GTGGATAGTATCACGTTGAACAAGGTTCTGCCGCATGTCTTTTCACATGTGCAAGGATTAGTGTCAGATGTTTGGAATGAAGAAATCACCTTCCACAAGGGACATTATTATCTGTTGGAAGCCAATTCTGGCAAAGGAAAGAGTACGTTTTGCAGTTATTTGATAGGGTATCGGCGTGATTTCGATGGAAAAATCTTGTTTGATGAGCAGAATATCAATGCACTCACAATCAAAGACTGGGCAGAAATACGCACCCGGCATGTCAGTTATCTCTTTCAAGAGTTGCGTTTGTTTCCCGAATTAACCGCTCTTGAGAACGTTATGATGAAAAACAACATGACGCATTTCAAGACCAAAGCGCAAATTCTTGATTGGTTTGATGAATTGGACATTGCTGACAAGGTGAATGTCAGGATAGGACAGATGTCCTTTGGACAACAACAGCGCGTGGCATTGATACGCTCGCTTGTCCAGCCTTTTGATTTCTTGTTGGCAGACGAACCCATCAGTCACCTCGATGATGACAACTCCAACGCCATGGCACAAGTTCTCTTGTGTGAGGCTACTCGCCAAGGAGCCGGCGTCATTGTTACGAGTATCGGCAAACACCTGGGTTTAAAATATGATAAGGTTGTAAGACTATGA
- a CDS encoding DUF4836 family protein, with protein MKVFKLYYISACLLIIAFLSSCSDGEYRQAIPKSSTALVSFDVSKISGVNSATLLKVLLRMKNLDESGIDLTHKIYLFESPDGNLGICAKVQDQGKLEQMFVKMNRKPVKYREAYFAQVSDSWIAGYNDQSLLIMGPLPLTAQEVMKGTMAKYLQQDEENSVIASPIFEKLEGIDSPMAMVAQAKALPEQLVAPMTLGAPKGVDGSQVLIAAEMSIQKRCLTIEGRPFSFNQRINQEIEKSFKVYRPITDAYLQSMSNEALLGMFVNVDGQKFLPILQQNKGLQVLLTGINQAIDMDNIIRSVDGDMCIIVPNYSDGALQLSMAARLAHTKWLADISYWKQSVPQGAKLTDVGKNIYSYSDGKTNFCFGVSEDKQFFSGSSKQEALASIGRAKTPLPEQLQNQIKGQKMVMVIHFNDVRNETMKVFVDLLKPVFGPVNTMVYKLK; from the coding sequence ATGAAAGTATTCAAACTATATTACATTTCCGCATGCTTGCTCATCATTGCTTTTTTGTCATCTTGTTCAGATGGTGAATATCGCCAAGCAATTCCGAAGTCAAGCACTGCTTTAGTGTCGTTTGATGTCAGCAAGATAAGTGGGGTTAACAGCGCCACGTTACTGAAAGTACTGCTCCGGATGAAGAATTTAGATGAGAGTGGTATCGATTTGACACACAAGATTTATCTTTTTGAATCGCCCGATGGGAACTTAGGTATCTGTGCGAAAGTGCAGGACCAAGGGAAGTTAGAGCAAATGTTCGTGAAGATGAACCGCAAGCCCGTGAAGTATCGTGAGGCCTATTTCGCACAAGTGAGTGACTCATGGATTGCCGGTTACAATGATCAGTCGCTCTTAATCATGGGACCTTTGCCACTTACTGCGCAGGAAGTCATGAAAGGCACGATGGCTAAATATCTGCAACAAGACGAGGAAAACAGCGTGATAGCTTCTCCTATATTTGAAAAATTGGAGGGAATTGACAGTCCCATGGCGATGGTTGCACAGGCGAAAGCCTTGCCCGAACAGCTTGTTGCACCGATGACGTTAGGCGCTCCGAAGGGTGTAGATGGGTCACAAGTGCTGATAGCTGCTGAAATGAGCATCCAAAAACGATGTCTGACCATCGAAGGCAGACCGTTTTCTTTTAACCAACGCATCAATCAAGAGATTGAAAAGTCGTTCAAAGTATATCGTCCCATCACCGACGCTTACCTGCAATCCATGTCAAACGAGGCCTTGTTGGGCATGTTCGTGAACGTAGATGGACAGAAGTTTTTGCCCATTTTGCAGCAGAACAAGGGACTTCAGGTGTTGCTGACGGGTATCAATCAGGCGATAGACATGGACAACATCATCCGCAGTGTCGATGGTGACATGTGCATCATTGTTCCAAACTACTCTGATGGAGCCCTTCAATTGTCGATGGCTGCGCGTCTTGCGCATACAAAATGGCTGGCTGACATCTCCTATTGGAAGCAGTCAGTGCCGCAAGGTGCTAAATTGACGGATGTCGGTAAGAACATCTATTCCTATTCAGATGGCAAGACTAACTTCTGTTTCGGAGTGAGTGAGGACAAACAGTTCTTCAGTGGCAGCAGCAAACAAGAAGCGTTGGCTTCAATTGGTAGGGCGAAAACGCCACTGCCCGAGCAGCTGCAAAATCAAATAAAAGGACAGAAAATGGTCATGGTGATTCATTTCAACGATGTGCGTAATGAAACGATGAAAGTGTTTGTTGATTTGCTGAAGCCCGTATTTGGACCTGTGAACACTATGGTATATAAATTAAAATAA
- a CDS encoding 16S rRNA (uracil(1498)-N(3))-methyltransferase: MKEARYFYVPDAAQATELPPEEARHAVSVLRLKAGDEIFLMDGMGTFYQANVTLAATKHCMYDIVKALPQQKTWKGHVHLAIAPTKMMDRMEWMIEKMTEVGFDEITFLDCRFSERKKLRIDRLEKIVIAAMKQSRKAWKPVVHPIMPFQDFVNQQREGGLYIAHCYTEIARKDFLNEIQQANGQQDVTILVGPEGDFSIDEVNQALEKGFSSVSLGQNRLRTETAGLVSIVMSQVVKRVL; encoded by the coding sequence ATGAAAGAAGCCAGATATTTTTACGTTCCTGATGCTGCCCAGGCTACAGAATTACCACCAGAAGAGGCGCGGCATGCTGTCAGCGTTCTGCGACTGAAAGCTGGTGATGAAATATTCTTAATGGATGGAATGGGTACGTTCTACCAGGCAAACGTCACGCTCGCGGCAACCAAGCATTGTATGTATGACATCGTGAAAGCGTTGCCTCAGCAGAAAACATGGAAGGGACATGTGCATTTGGCCATCGCACCAACCAAGATGATGGATAGGATGGAATGGATGATTGAGAAGATGACTGAGGTTGGCTTTGATGAAATCACGTTTCTGGACTGTCGCTTCTCAGAGCGCAAAAAACTACGAATTGACCGCTTAGAAAAGATTGTTATCGCTGCAATGAAGCAGAGTAGAAAGGCTTGGAAACCCGTAGTTCATCCCATTATGCCCTTTCAAGACTTCGTTAATCAGCAGCGAGAGGGCGGCCTGTACATTGCCCATTGTTACACGGAGATAGCCAGAAAGGATTTTCTTAACGAGATACAGCAAGCTAATGGTCAACAAGATGTTACCATACTCGTAGGCCCTGAAGGTGATTTCTCAATCGACGAAGTGAATCAAGCCCTTGAAAAAGGGTTTTCGTCTGTGTCATTAGGGCAAAACAGATTGAGGACAGAAACCGCAGGACTGGTATCAATTGTGATGTCACAAGTGGTAAAACGCGTCTTATAG
- a CDS encoding bifunctional nuclease domain-containing protein, whose translation MNKVRLIFKSVTEIVGSDNVGLLILVDEQQQRQLTIPCDRNMLYQFSLRVQKVPITNRMLPEVLWQVIRSQTTLHFEILINDLIEGQYRAVLYNVETLEPILIRISDAMLLAYFSDIPIYIDEKLMKKQSVKYVHNAQGMSIPVNTLTDEMLKKALKKAIEDEHYELASLLRDEMKRRNLLDA comes from the coding sequence ATGAACAAGGTACGGCTGATTTTCAAGAGCGTAACAGAGATTGTGGGTTCTGACAATGTGGGATTGCTCATCCTGGTGGATGAACAACAACAGCGTCAGCTTACCATCCCATGTGACCGCAACATGCTGTATCAGTTTAGTCTTCGTGTACAAAAGGTCCCAATCACGAACAGGATGCTGCCAGAAGTGTTGTGGCAGGTCATCCGTTCGCAAACTACGTTGCACTTTGAGATTCTCATCAACGACCTGATAGAGGGGCAGTACAGGGCTGTGTTGTATAATGTAGAAACGCTTGAACCAATCTTGATACGCATCAGTGATGCCATGCTTTTGGCCTATTTCAGCGACATTCCAATATACATTGATGAGAAGTTGATGAAAAAGCAGAGCGTAAAGTATGTTCACAATGCGCAGGGTATGTCCATTCCGGTAAACACCTTGACGGATGAAATGCTGAAAAAGGCATTGAAGAAGGCCATTGAAGATGAGCATTATGAATTAGCATCCTTATTAAGAGATGAGATGAAACGACGCAATTTGCTTGATGCTTGA
- a CDS encoding MFS transporter, with protein MNLKVRLAAMNFLEFAVWGSYLTCMGIYLTNIGMASNIGAFFAMQGVVSIFMPALMGIVADRLVPAQRLLGYCHLLAGLFMFAAAYYGMSQGSNAEFGILFTLYSFSVAFYMPTLALSNSVAYNALTQAGMDTIKDFPPIRTFGTIGFICSMWFVDIFGFKSDQNQFVVSGVLSILLFLYTFTLPHCPTSKGQHATGLVEAFGLKAFSLFKQKRMAIFFIFSMLLGVSLQITNGFATPFIESFKTLPEYAGTFGVKYPVILYSLSQVSETLCILMIPFFMKRYGIKNVMLIAMFAWVLRFALLGLGNPGDRVWMFVLSMIIYGVAFDFFNISGSLYVDKATEPALRSSAQGLFMLMTNGIGATVGSLAAQAVVTSHTINGVTNWSACWYAFAGYALVVGVSFALLFKPKKNMGKA; from the coding sequence ATGAACTTAAAAGTACGTTTGGCGGCAATGAATTTTCTTGAATTTGCCGTTTGGGGTTCCTATCTTACTTGCATGGGAATCTATTTAACCAACATCGGAATGGCTTCCAACATCGGTGCATTCTTTGCCATGCAAGGGGTTGTATCCATCTTCATGCCTGCATTGATGGGCATCGTGGCTGACCGTTTGGTGCCTGCTCAACGCCTTTTAGGCTACTGTCACCTGCTGGCTGGCTTGTTTATGTTTGCGGCAGCCTACTATGGGATGAGCCAAGGAAGCAATGCTGAGTTTGGTATACTCTTTACTCTTTATTCATTTAGTGTGGCTTTTTACATGCCTACTTTGGCATTGAGCAATTCGGTAGCCTACAATGCCTTGACACAAGCAGGGATGGATACCATCAAGGACTTCCCACCCATTCGTACATTTGGAACTATTGGCTTTATCTGTTCCATGTGGTTTGTAGATATCTTTGGTTTTAAGAGCGATCAGAATCAGTTTGTGGTCAGCGGTGTTTTGAGCATTCTCTTGTTTCTTTACACCTTCACGTTGCCTCATTGTCCTACGTCCAAGGGGCAGCATGCAACTGGTTTGGTTGAAGCTTTTGGACTGAAGGCCTTCTCCTTGTTCAAACAAAAACGAATGGCCATCTTCTTTATCTTCTCCATGCTATTGGGTGTGAGTTTGCAGATAACCAATGGTTTTGCAACCCCTTTTATTGAAAGTTTCAAGACGTTGCCTGAATATGCGGGCACGTTTGGGGTGAAATATCCTGTGATACTTTATTCTTTGTCACAGGTCAGTGAGACCCTTTGCATCTTGATGATACCCTTCTTCATGAAGCGTTACGGCATCAAGAACGTGATGTTGATTGCCATGTTCGCATGGGTGCTGCGGTTTGCCTTGCTTGGATTGGGTAACCCGGGTGACCGCGTGTGGATGTTTGTGCTGTCCATGATTATCTATGGCGTAGCCTTTGACTTCTTCAACATCAGCGGCTCGTTGTATGTGGACAAAGCCACCGAACCCGCTCTTCGCTCCAGTGCGCAAGGCTTGTTCATGCTCATGACCAACGGCATCGGTGCAACGGTTGGATCATTGGCTGCACAGGCAGTGGTTACCTCACATACCATCAACGGCGTTACCAATTGGTCGGCCTGCTGGTATGCATTCGCTGGATATGCCTTGGTAGTGGGAGTGAGCTTTGCTCTGTTGTTTAAACCCAAGAAAAATATGGGGAAGGCATGA
- a CDS encoding glycosyltransferase family 2 protein — protein sequence MKVAIVILNWNGAKMLATYLPSVINYSRDEAEIFVADNASTDDSMSWLSKHYPMVKQIALDRNWGFAEGYNKALGHIDAEYYILLNSDIEVTHHWLTPLIEFMDAHPQVAACQPKLLSVFDHDQFEYAGASGGFIDRYGYPFCRGRIFQTVENDDGQYDDPCKIVWATGACLMIRSHDYWEAGGLDGRFFAHSEEIDLCWRLRSRGRDIYCVPDSQVYHVGGGTLPKNNPMKTFLNFRNNLTMLYKNLNDKDLKHVMRVRWWLDYLAALQMLLLGHHWGDCRAVFKARKAFKRWRNEFEFDRQKIQNSRLVQDEEILSPYSILWKYYVKGKKKYSEI from the coding sequence ATGAAAGTAGCAATTGTCATTTTGAACTGGAATGGAGCTAAGATGTTGGCAACCTACCTCCCTTCCGTCATCAATTATTCTCGCGATGAAGCCGAAATCTTTGTTGCTGATAATGCGTCGACCGATGATTCCATGTCATGGTTGTCAAAACATTACCCCATGGTGAAGCAAATTGCCCTGGATCGTAATTGGGGTTTTGCCGAAGGCTACAACAAGGCTTTGGGCCATATCGATGCCGAGTACTACATATTACTCAATTCCGACATTGAAGTAACTCACCACTGGCTAACACCGCTCATTGAGTTTATGGACGCTCATCCGCAGGTGGCTGCGTGTCAACCCAAGCTGTTGTCGGTTTTCGACCACGACCAGTTTGAGTATGCGGGCGCGAGCGGAGGATTTATTGACAGATATGGCTATCCATTTTGCCGTGGCCGCATCTTTCAGACGGTGGAAAATGATGATGGCCAGTATGATGATCCCTGCAAGATAGTGTGGGCTACGGGAGCGTGTCTGATGATACGTTCTCACGATTATTGGGAGGCTGGAGGGTTGGATGGCCGTTTCTTCGCCCATAGTGAAGAAATAGATTTGTGCTGGCGCTTGCGCTCACGCGGCCGTGATATCTATTGTGTTCCCGACAGTCAGGTGTACCATGTGGGTGGAGGAACGCTGCCCAAGAACAATCCGATGAAAACATTCCTGAATTTCAGGAACAATTTGACTATGCTTTACAAAAACCTTAATGACAAAGATTTGAAGCATGTTATGCGTGTTCGGTGGTGGCTTGATTATCTTGCAGCCTTACAAATGCTGTTGTTGGGGCACCATTGGGGCGACTGCCGTGCCGTGTTCAAGGCCAGAAAAGCATTTAAACGCTGGCGAAATGAATTTGAATTTGACCGCCAAAAAATTCAGAACAGCAGGTTGGTGCAAGATGAAGAAATTCTGAGTCCCTATTCCATTCTTTGGAAATACTATGTCAAAGGAAAGAAAAAATACAGTGAAATCTAA
- the mtaB gene encoding tRNA (N(6)-L-threonylcarbamoyladenosine(37)-C(2))-methylthiotransferase MtaB, which produces MIDTSAFQGKTASYYTLGCKLNFSETSTFGKMLQELGVRTVDRGERADICLINTCSVTEVADHKCRQAIRRMVRENPGAFIIVTGCYAQLESEAVSKIPGVDLVLGSNEKAHLVQYLNDAWLRKNALREQGDDVPDSLHAFQSVKTKDIKTFQPSCSKGNRTRYFLKVQDGCNYFCTYCTIPFARGFSRNPSIASLVQQAEQAAAEGGKEIVLTGVNIGEFGERTDETFLDLVKALDQVEGIRRFRISSLEPDLMADELIDYCAQSRAFMPHFHIPLQSGSDEVLKLMHRHYDTSLFADKIHHIKEVMPHAFIGVDVMVGCRGEKPEYFEESYEFIRSLDVTQLHVFPYSERPGTRALSIPYVVSERDKKLRSKRLLQLSDEKTHAFYAKYVGQEAEVLFEKANRGRAMHGFTRNYIRVELPAALAKEEFDNQLITVKLGDFNHDRSALKAMI; this is translated from the coding sequence ATGATTGATACAAGTGCTTTTCAAGGTAAAACCGCTTCCTATTATACACTGGGTTGTAAACTAAATTTTTCAGAAACTTCTACGTTCGGAAAGATGCTTCAAGAATTGGGCGTTCGTACCGTTGACAGAGGCGAGCGTGCCGACATCTGCCTCATTAACACCTGTTCGGTCACCGAAGTTGCTGACCATAAATGCAGGCAAGCCATTCGTAGGATGGTGCGAGAGAACCCTGGTGCGTTTATCATTGTCACCGGTTGTTATGCCCAACTCGAATCAGAAGCAGTGAGCAAGATACCCGGCGTGGACCTGGTTTTGGGCTCTAATGAGAAAGCCCACTTGGTGCAATATCTCAATGATGCGTGGTTGCGCAAGAATGCACTTCGTGAGCAGGGTGATGATGTGCCTGATAGTTTGCATGCATTCCAATCGGTCAAGACGAAAGACATCAAGACTTTCCAACCCTCTTGTTCGAAAGGTAACCGCACACGGTATTTCCTCAAAGTGCAAGATGGGTGCAACTATTTTTGCACCTATTGCACCATACCCTTTGCACGCGGCTTCTCCCGCAATCCATCCATTGCGTCTTTGGTTCAGCAGGCCGAGCAGGCTGCGGCAGAAGGTGGGAAGGAAATCGTGTTAACGGGCGTCAACATTGGCGAATTTGGCGAAAGAACCGATGAGACTTTTTTAGACCTTGTCAAGGCTCTTGATCAGGTGGAAGGCATACGCCGATTTCGAATTTCTAGCTTGGAACCCGATTTAATGGCCGACGAATTGATTGATTATTGTGCGCAGTCCAGGGCCTTCATGCCCCATTTTCATATCCCTTTGCAAAGTGGGTCTGACGAAGTGCTTAAATTGATGCATCGTCATTACGACACCTCGCTGTTTGCCGACAAGATACACCATATTAAAGAGGTAATGCCGCATGCCTTTATCGGTGTGGATGTCATGGTGGGCTGCCGGGGAGAAAAGCCCGAATACTTTGAAGAAAGCTACGAATTCATTCGTTCTCTGGATGTCACTCAGCTCCATGTCTTCCCTTATTCCGAGCGTCCCGGCACCCGTGCGTTGTCCATTCCGTACGTCGTTTCAGAGCGAGATAAGAAGTTGCGCTCGAAGCGTCTTCTGCAGTTATCTGATGAAAAGACGCATGCTTTTTATGCCAAGTATGTGGGGCAGGAGGCTGAGGTGTTGTTTGAAAAAGCCAATCGTGGTCGAGCCATGCACGGTTTCACCCGCAACTACATTCGTGTGGAACTGCCCGCAGCATTGGCCAAAGAAGAATTTGATAACCAATTGATAACGGTCAAGTTGGGTGACTTCAATCATGACCGCTCTGCATTAAAAGCAATGATATGA